One Scophthalmus maximus strain ysfricsl-2021 chromosome 9, ASM2237912v1, whole genome shotgun sequence genomic region harbors:
- the bcorl1 gene encoding BCL-6 corepressor-like protein 1 isoform X1, translating into MQVDPTLMNVGDGGTVSREISAPNKASSSMVGNPPQTLPPEFRGDVTLSQQNKTTPTTDCKTAKACLDTSNYNHSPELSSPQQPNNVPVSGSALTTSEKRADKRAEAAKLKADGSGVFPTPKWSSGVKASREDSLNPCHSNVTSSKKSRPQTQSVQSVPPGFQCSTMFKPAQPVAFLPSSNFSSPLCKITLPPALGQIAALREATASQFQKEIPPQSAGVGATPLMRTYPYQFSVGRTPAAEKKAGTSTSKLKSNHSSSKNAKSVGEHKSLASVVASPAIALPLQSPSLTPAAPTHYTLSPTAAICCGSALASITSQSRLLNHVEKGNGIDKTNMGSLKTTLPSASEDHTACPVESRDVPLDLSAKSKRPKCINDPPVSLVEPHNTESNQRDFLNSKRTHSTPYSSAVQYPILPNTHRNGSHQKQINRPQNHQVPEPKPTWVKGSSQDSIKNIPGTYVGVASPILASTLRGKDGKGTFADEFQSFAKQEFISIIDQGEHLASGGQQPSCLMKGNQHVRSVKHVKNTSTAINKNSPSKGALSSALSGSANAQIHPKSGPGKTAVPYSTTVVNPAWKQPSHLPHQASSTQRKSAHGSTKSKGTTVTEGSRFQSAHYSPSSTEDDKWERMKSPLSNLTSIVKQPALETKALTAEGNAQASPVASRKADVLTPVAGSQDAQSKHTSAFEYPPYWSVDKWPVVPSQGDLTQTTKRQEKANATEPLENNTELRTGQGEHMGLQTKQGSSKPTGQSHLLGSNASTNENRMESKLAQVLEGETLKKESGASDSPPSEKLEGMVASILKGQCAGGGDNFEKKTNGTKEQSPPKAKAAAIKQKKTSPKKPAKEKSPTDTSKKAAGKKKQDAEKTPTKASCIKKQKKQCAPVLEQSLSARKLIPQSKEPIPKDKISPKKVDQPTQKKPVTDSGSSPLSVETPVSLNSTTTSSKDAEVTESSFPRLRRGRRRADEARLDLWGFATPSPPPPPMPPPPTSPSSPLTPTQPTRRPRGRPRSNPLPERVHQGKSKTSSTEGDTPALKKRRRCRSKKYQTGDYITEKDKLEDGERLEESDPLKQGSGTPADPQADECPSPTASSPEPPPRKPSFTRSGSVRYQESEASPEGSDKPSGKRKFKSKHLSDSEEQKTKTKRSSSGKRGVTIALDDDVADVKRTVSPPPTPKSLPSSPSSKKGSSGRSSGSESPPKRPVPPEVRRLIVNKNAGETLLQRAARLGYQDVVQYCLEKDIREVNRRDNAGYTALHEASSRGWTQIVQILLKHGADVNCSAQDGTRPLHDAVASDNLPIVWLLLNHGADPTLATYSGHTPVKLAHSPSMKTFLTEYFTDLEVRNEPDSCLPWDFYSSSLFEMDQEPCWDFLLLEQHQELEENPPVKTEQDSDKDCLVFEFSSEPLLPCFHVQVSLTQGFCNWFLLTDVLKRLKMSARIFRARYPHLEVVSLSRAELRRQVSVSQVSSAVASPFRGINKEEKDQEEDEEEGLVDLVRCVPELQRLLGSSIHILQEDDDEDEEEKDKTLTNTGKPRSR; encoded by the exons ATGCAG GTGGATCCTACACTAATGAATGTAGGGGATGGAGGCACGGTGAGCAGAGAGATCAGTGCTCCAAATAAAGCGTCCTCTAGTATGGTGGGAAATCCGCCCCAGACGCTACCCCCTGAGTTCAGAGGAGATGTTACCCTCAGTCAGCAAAACAAGACCACTCCAACGACAGACTGTAAGACAGCAAAAGCCTGCCTGGACACTAGCAATTACAACCACAGCCCTGAGCTTTCTTCACCTCAACAGCCCAACAATGTGCCAGTGTCAGGCTCAGCCCTCACCACCTCAGAGAAGAGAGCAGACAAAAGGGCAGAGGCTGCTAAGCTCAAGGCCGATGGTTCCGGTGTTTTCCCGACTCCTAAGTGGTCAAGTGGTGTAAAAGCCAGCCGGGAGGACTCACTCAACCCCTGTCACAGCAATGTGACATCCAGCAAGAAATCACGCCCGCAAACACAATCTGTGCAAAGTGTTCCACCTGGGTTTCAGTGCTCCACCATGTTTAAACCAGCGCAGCCTGTtgccttcctcccctcctcaaatttttcctctcctctttgtaAAATCACTCTTCCACCAGCATTGGGTCAGATTGCAGCGTTGAGAGAGGCCACAGCCAGTCAGTTTCAGAAAGAAATTCCGCCTCAAAGTGCAGGTGTCGGAGCAACACCTCTCATGCGGACCTATCCCTATCAGTTCTCTGTGGGCCGGACTCCAGCCGCAGAGAAGAAAGCAGGCACATCAACATCAAAACTTAAATCTAACCACTCATCGAGTAAGAATGCAAAATCAGTAGGAGAGCATAAATCTTTAGCCTCGGTGGTAGCCTCGCCAGCTATTGCCCTACCGTTGCAGAGCCCGTCATTAACTCCTGCAGCACCCACCCACTACACGTTATCTCCCACTGCTGCCATTTGCTGTGGCTCAGCACTGGCCAGCATCACCTCTCAGAGCAGACTGCTGAACCATGTGGAGAAAGGCAACGGCATTGACAAGACAAACATGGGCTCTCTGAAAACAACACTTCCCTCTGCTTCAGAGGACCACACAGCTTGCCCAGTGGAATCAAGAGATGTACCTCTTGATTTGTCCGCTAAATCAAAACGTCCAAAATGCATTAATGACCCTCCAGTTTCTCTGGTGGAGCCTCATAATACTGAGTCAAATCAGAGAGATTTTCTGAACTCAAAGAGGACTCATTCTACACCTTATAGCTCTGCTGTGCAATATCCCATCTTACCCAATACCCATAGAAATGGATCTCatcaaaagcaaataaacaggCCTCAGAATCACCAGGTACCGGAGCCGAAACCAACCTGGGTGAAGGGATCTTCACAAGACTCCATAAAAAACATCCCTGGAACATATGTAGGTGTGGCAAGCCCCATACTGGCCTCTACTCTGCGGGGCAAAGATGGAAAAGGGACTTTTGCAGATGAATTTCAGAGTTTTGCAAAGCAGGAGTTTATATCGATAATCGACCAAGGAGAACATCTGGCCTCAGGAGGACAGCAGCCATCCTGTTTGATGAAGGGCAACCAGCATGTTCGCAGTGTGAAGCATGTTAAAAACACCAGCACAGCCATTAATAAGAACAGTCCGTCTAAAGGAGCCCTGTCATCTGCTCTGTCAGGCTCTGCCAATGCTCAGATTCATCCGAAATCTGGACCAGGCAAAACAGCAGTGCCATACTCGACCACTGTTGTCAATCCGGCTTGGAAACAGCCGTCTCATCTTCCTCACCAAGCATCTTCTACTCAGAGAAAAAGCGCACACGGATCCACAAAGTCAAAGGGCACCACAGTTACAGAAGGATCCAGGTTTCAGAGTGCTCACTACAGCCCATCCAGTACCGAGGACGATAAGTGGGAGAGAATGAAGTCTCCCCTGTCTAACCTCACATCCATCGTGAAGCAGCCAGCACTTGAAACAAAAGCACTGACTGCGGAGGGTAACGCTCAAGCTTCACCTGTCGCATCTAGAAAAGCTGATGTTCTGACTCCAGTCGCCGGGAGCCAAGATGCTCAATCTAAACACACTTCTGCTTTTGAATATCCACCATACTGGTCTGTGGATAAATGGCCTGTTGTGCCATCTCAAGGGGATTTAACTCAAACAACGAAGAGACAGGAGAAGGCGAACGCCACTGAGCCTTTGGAGAATAATACTGAGTTACGCACCGGTCAGGGGGAACACATGGGACTACAAACAAAGCAAGGCTCCTCGAAGCCTACTGGCCAGTCTCATCTCCTTGGGAGCAATGCATCAACTAATGAGAACAGGATGGAGAGCAAACTAGCCCAGGTGTTAGAGGGGGAAACattgaagaaagaaagtggAGCGTCAGACAGTCCTCCCAGTGAAAAATTGGAGGGCATGGTTGCGTCTATTCTTAAGGGCCAGTGTGCCGGGGGAGGCGACAActttgagaagaaaacaaatggaacCAAAGAGCAGTCGCCACCCAAAGCAAAAGCTGCTGCCATCAAACAAAAGAAGACCAGTCCTAAGAAGCCAGCGAAGGAGAAGTCTCCTACGGACACGTCCAAGAAGGCTGCAGGGAAGAAAAAGCAAGACGCAGAAAAAACTCCAACCAAAGCGTCCTGCATAAAGAAG CAGAAGAAACAATGTGCACCTGTGCTGGAGCAGAGTCTATCAGCGAGAAAACTTATCCCACAGAGTAAAGAGCCGATTCCAAAGGACAAGATCAGTCCCAAAAAGGTTGATCAACCAACCCAGAAGAAACCAG TTACAGATAGTGGCAGCAGTCCTCTGAGTGTAGAGACTCCAGTCTCTCTCAATAGCACCACCACATCCAGTAAGGACGCCGAGGTCACAGAGAGCTCCTTCCCTCGACTGAGGAGAGGGCGACGGCGAGCTGATGAGGCTCGCCTCGACCTCTGGGGCTTTGCGAcgccttcccctcctcccccaccaaTGCCTCCTCCCCCAACATCCCCATCATCCCCTCTGACTCCCACCCAACCCACCCGCCGTCCTCGAGGGAGGCCTCGCTCTAACCCCCTGCCAGAGCGAGTGCATCAAGGCAAGTCCAAGACAAGCAGCACAGAGGGCGACACGCCGGCTCTGAAGAAACGCCGGCGATGTCGTAGCAAAAAGTATCAGACTGGGGATTACATCACTGAGAAAGACAAGCTGGAAGATGGAGAGCGCCTTGAAGAATCTGACCCCCTGAAGCAGGGCAGTGGAACTCCAGCAG ACCCACAGGCGGATGAGTGTCCTAGTCCCACTGCCTCCAGCCCAGAGCCTCCTCCACGGAAACCCTCGTTCACCCGCTCAGGATCGGTCCGCTACCAGGAGAGCGAGGCGTCTCCAGAGGGCAGCGACAAACCTTCAGGGAAGAGAAAgttcaaaagcaaacatttaaGTGACAGCGAAGAGCAGAAG ACCAAGACCAAACGCAGCAGCTCGGGGAAGCGAGGCGTCACCATTGCCCTGGACGATGATGTTGCTGACGTGAAAAGAACAGTCAGCCCCCCACCCACTCCAAAAAGTTTGCCATCATCTCCATCCAGTAAGAAAGGCTCATCAGGAAGAAGCAGTGGCTCAGAGTCTCCCCCCAAAAGACCTGTTCCTCCAGAGGTCCGGCGGCTCATTGTCAATAAAAACGCCGGAGAGACCTTGCTGCAACGTGCTGCCCGCTTAGGCTATCAA gATGTAGTTCAGTACTGTCTGGAGAAGGACATCAGGGAGGTGAACCGGCGTGATAATGCCGGTTACACGGCTCTACACGAGGCCTCCTCCAGAGGCTGGACTCAGATTGTCCAGATACTCCTGAAACACGGTGCAGATGTCAACTGTAGCGCTCAGGATGGAACACG tcCCCTTCACGACGCAGTAGCAAGTGATAACCTCCCTATAGTCTGGTTGCTTCTAAACCACGGTGCGGACCCGACTCTGGCCACCTACTCTGGACACACACCGGTCAAACTGGCACATAGTCCAAGCATGAAGACCTTCCTCACAG AATATTTCACAGACCTCGAAGTTCGAAATGAGCCAGATTCCTGTTTACCCTGGGATTTCTACAGCAGCTCCCTGTTTG AGATGGACCAGGAGCCATGCTGGGACTTCCTCCTGTTGGAGCAGcaccaggagctggaggagaatcCGCCAGTGAAGACTGAGCAGGACTCGGATAAAGATTGTCTCGTGTTTGAGTTCTCCTCTGagcctctcctcccctgctttCACGTCCAGGTGTCCTTAACACAGGG CTTTTGCAACTGGTTCCTCCTGACGGACGTCCTGAAGCGTCTGAAAATGTCGGCGCGGATCTTCCGGGCACGCTACCCGCACCTGGAGGTGGTGAGTCTGTCACGAGCTGAGCTCCGGAGGCAGGTGTCGGTTAGCCAGGTGAGCTCCGCTGTAGCTTCACCCTTCAGAGGCataaacaaagaggagaaagaccaggaagaggacgaagaagagggaCTCGTGGATCTGGTTCGCTGTGTACCAGAACTCCAGAGACTACTGGGCTCGTCCATTCACATCTTACAAGAAGAcgacgatgaggatgaggaggagaaggataaGACGCTCACAAACACAGGCAAGCCTCGCAGCCGATAG
- the bcorl1 gene encoding BCL-6 corepressor-like protein 1 isoform X2 produces the protein MQVDPTLMNVGDGGTVSREISAPNKASSSMVGNPPQTLPPEFRGDVTLSQQNKTTPTTDCKTAKACLDTSNYNHSPELSSPQQPNNVPVSGSALTTSEKRADKRAEAAKLKADGSGVFPTPKWSSGVKASREDSLNPCHSNVTSSKKSRPQTQSVQSVPPGFQCSTMFKPAQPVAFLPSSNFSSPLCKITLPPALGQIAALREATASQFQKEIPPQSAGVGATPLMRTYPYQFSVGRTPAAEKKAGTSTSKLKSNHSSSKNAKSVGEHKSLASVVASPAIALPLQSPSLTPAAPTHYTLSPTAAICCGSALASITSQSRLLNHVEKGNGIDKTNMGSLKTTLPSASEDHTACPVESRDVPLDLSAKSKRPKCINDPPVSLVEPHNTESNQRDFLNSKRTHSTPYSSAVQYPILPNTHRNGSHQKQINRPQNHQVPEPKPTWVKGSSQDSIKNIPGTYVGVASPILASTLRGKDGKGTFADEFQSFAKQEFISIIDQGEHLASGGQQPSCLMKGNQHVRSVKHVKNTSTAINKNSPSKGALSSALSGSANAQIHPKSGPGKTAVPYSTTVVNPAWKQPSHLPHQASSTQRKSAHGSTKSKGTTVTEGSRFQSAHYSPSSTEDDKWERMKSPLSNLTSIVKQPALETKALTAEGNAQASPVASRKADVLTPVAGSQDAQSKHTSAFEYPPYWSVDKWPVVPSQGDLTQTTKRQEKANATEPLENNTELRTGQGEHMGLQTKQGSSKPTGQSHLLGSNASTNENRMESKLAQVLEGETLKKESGASDSPPSEKLEGMVASILKGQCAGGGDNFEKKTNGTKEQSPPKAKAAAIKQKKTSPKKPAKEKSPTDTSKKAAGKKKQDAEKTPTKASCIKKKKQCAPVLEQSLSARKLIPQSKEPIPKDKISPKKVDQPTQKKPVTDSGSSPLSVETPVSLNSTTTSSKDAEVTESSFPRLRRGRRRADEARLDLWGFATPSPPPPPMPPPPTSPSSPLTPTQPTRRPRGRPRSNPLPERVHQGKSKTSSTEGDTPALKKRRRCRSKKYQTGDYITEKDKLEDGERLEESDPLKQGSGTPADPQADECPSPTASSPEPPPRKPSFTRSGSVRYQESEASPEGSDKPSGKRKFKSKHLSDSEEQKTKTKRSSSGKRGVTIALDDDVADVKRTVSPPPTPKSLPSSPSSKKGSSGRSSGSESPPKRPVPPEVRRLIVNKNAGETLLQRAARLGYQDVVQYCLEKDIREVNRRDNAGYTALHEASSRGWTQIVQILLKHGADVNCSAQDGTRPLHDAVASDNLPIVWLLLNHGADPTLATYSGHTPVKLAHSPSMKTFLTEYFTDLEVRNEPDSCLPWDFYSSSLFEMDQEPCWDFLLLEQHQELEENPPVKTEQDSDKDCLVFEFSSEPLLPCFHVQVSLTQGFCNWFLLTDVLKRLKMSARIFRARYPHLEVVSLSRAELRRQVSVSQVSSAVASPFRGINKEEKDQEEDEEEGLVDLVRCVPELQRLLGSSIHILQEDDDEDEEEKDKTLTNTGKPRSR, from the exons ATGCAG GTGGATCCTACACTAATGAATGTAGGGGATGGAGGCACGGTGAGCAGAGAGATCAGTGCTCCAAATAAAGCGTCCTCTAGTATGGTGGGAAATCCGCCCCAGACGCTACCCCCTGAGTTCAGAGGAGATGTTACCCTCAGTCAGCAAAACAAGACCACTCCAACGACAGACTGTAAGACAGCAAAAGCCTGCCTGGACACTAGCAATTACAACCACAGCCCTGAGCTTTCTTCACCTCAACAGCCCAACAATGTGCCAGTGTCAGGCTCAGCCCTCACCACCTCAGAGAAGAGAGCAGACAAAAGGGCAGAGGCTGCTAAGCTCAAGGCCGATGGTTCCGGTGTTTTCCCGACTCCTAAGTGGTCAAGTGGTGTAAAAGCCAGCCGGGAGGACTCACTCAACCCCTGTCACAGCAATGTGACATCCAGCAAGAAATCACGCCCGCAAACACAATCTGTGCAAAGTGTTCCACCTGGGTTTCAGTGCTCCACCATGTTTAAACCAGCGCAGCCTGTtgccttcctcccctcctcaaatttttcctctcctctttgtaAAATCACTCTTCCACCAGCATTGGGTCAGATTGCAGCGTTGAGAGAGGCCACAGCCAGTCAGTTTCAGAAAGAAATTCCGCCTCAAAGTGCAGGTGTCGGAGCAACACCTCTCATGCGGACCTATCCCTATCAGTTCTCTGTGGGCCGGACTCCAGCCGCAGAGAAGAAAGCAGGCACATCAACATCAAAACTTAAATCTAACCACTCATCGAGTAAGAATGCAAAATCAGTAGGAGAGCATAAATCTTTAGCCTCGGTGGTAGCCTCGCCAGCTATTGCCCTACCGTTGCAGAGCCCGTCATTAACTCCTGCAGCACCCACCCACTACACGTTATCTCCCACTGCTGCCATTTGCTGTGGCTCAGCACTGGCCAGCATCACCTCTCAGAGCAGACTGCTGAACCATGTGGAGAAAGGCAACGGCATTGACAAGACAAACATGGGCTCTCTGAAAACAACACTTCCCTCTGCTTCAGAGGACCACACAGCTTGCCCAGTGGAATCAAGAGATGTACCTCTTGATTTGTCCGCTAAATCAAAACGTCCAAAATGCATTAATGACCCTCCAGTTTCTCTGGTGGAGCCTCATAATACTGAGTCAAATCAGAGAGATTTTCTGAACTCAAAGAGGACTCATTCTACACCTTATAGCTCTGCTGTGCAATATCCCATCTTACCCAATACCCATAGAAATGGATCTCatcaaaagcaaataaacaggCCTCAGAATCACCAGGTACCGGAGCCGAAACCAACCTGGGTGAAGGGATCTTCACAAGACTCCATAAAAAACATCCCTGGAACATATGTAGGTGTGGCAAGCCCCATACTGGCCTCTACTCTGCGGGGCAAAGATGGAAAAGGGACTTTTGCAGATGAATTTCAGAGTTTTGCAAAGCAGGAGTTTATATCGATAATCGACCAAGGAGAACATCTGGCCTCAGGAGGACAGCAGCCATCCTGTTTGATGAAGGGCAACCAGCATGTTCGCAGTGTGAAGCATGTTAAAAACACCAGCACAGCCATTAATAAGAACAGTCCGTCTAAAGGAGCCCTGTCATCTGCTCTGTCAGGCTCTGCCAATGCTCAGATTCATCCGAAATCTGGACCAGGCAAAACAGCAGTGCCATACTCGACCACTGTTGTCAATCCGGCTTGGAAACAGCCGTCTCATCTTCCTCACCAAGCATCTTCTACTCAGAGAAAAAGCGCACACGGATCCACAAAGTCAAAGGGCACCACAGTTACAGAAGGATCCAGGTTTCAGAGTGCTCACTACAGCCCATCCAGTACCGAGGACGATAAGTGGGAGAGAATGAAGTCTCCCCTGTCTAACCTCACATCCATCGTGAAGCAGCCAGCACTTGAAACAAAAGCACTGACTGCGGAGGGTAACGCTCAAGCTTCACCTGTCGCATCTAGAAAAGCTGATGTTCTGACTCCAGTCGCCGGGAGCCAAGATGCTCAATCTAAACACACTTCTGCTTTTGAATATCCACCATACTGGTCTGTGGATAAATGGCCTGTTGTGCCATCTCAAGGGGATTTAACTCAAACAACGAAGAGACAGGAGAAGGCGAACGCCACTGAGCCTTTGGAGAATAATACTGAGTTACGCACCGGTCAGGGGGAACACATGGGACTACAAACAAAGCAAGGCTCCTCGAAGCCTACTGGCCAGTCTCATCTCCTTGGGAGCAATGCATCAACTAATGAGAACAGGATGGAGAGCAAACTAGCCCAGGTGTTAGAGGGGGAAACattgaagaaagaaagtggAGCGTCAGACAGTCCTCCCAGTGAAAAATTGGAGGGCATGGTTGCGTCTATTCTTAAGGGCCAGTGTGCCGGGGGAGGCGACAActttgagaagaaaacaaatggaacCAAAGAGCAGTCGCCACCCAAAGCAAAAGCTGCTGCCATCAAACAAAAGAAGACCAGTCCTAAGAAGCCAGCGAAGGAGAAGTCTCCTACGGACACGTCCAAGAAGGCTGCAGGGAAGAAAAAGCAAGACGCAGAAAAAACTCCAACCAAAGCGTCCTGCATAAAGAAG AAGAAACAATGTGCACCTGTGCTGGAGCAGAGTCTATCAGCGAGAAAACTTATCCCACAGAGTAAAGAGCCGATTCCAAAGGACAAGATCAGTCCCAAAAAGGTTGATCAACCAACCCAGAAGAAACCAG TTACAGATAGTGGCAGCAGTCCTCTGAGTGTAGAGACTCCAGTCTCTCTCAATAGCACCACCACATCCAGTAAGGACGCCGAGGTCACAGAGAGCTCCTTCCCTCGACTGAGGAGAGGGCGACGGCGAGCTGATGAGGCTCGCCTCGACCTCTGGGGCTTTGCGAcgccttcccctcctcccccaccaaTGCCTCCTCCCCCAACATCCCCATCATCCCCTCTGACTCCCACCCAACCCACCCGCCGTCCTCGAGGGAGGCCTCGCTCTAACCCCCTGCCAGAGCGAGTGCATCAAGGCAAGTCCAAGACAAGCAGCACAGAGGGCGACACGCCGGCTCTGAAGAAACGCCGGCGATGTCGTAGCAAAAAGTATCAGACTGGGGATTACATCACTGAGAAAGACAAGCTGGAAGATGGAGAGCGCCTTGAAGAATCTGACCCCCTGAAGCAGGGCAGTGGAACTCCAGCAG ACCCACAGGCGGATGAGTGTCCTAGTCCCACTGCCTCCAGCCCAGAGCCTCCTCCACGGAAACCCTCGTTCACCCGCTCAGGATCGGTCCGCTACCAGGAGAGCGAGGCGTCTCCAGAGGGCAGCGACAAACCTTCAGGGAAGAGAAAgttcaaaagcaaacatttaaGTGACAGCGAAGAGCAGAAG ACCAAGACCAAACGCAGCAGCTCGGGGAAGCGAGGCGTCACCATTGCCCTGGACGATGATGTTGCTGACGTGAAAAGAACAGTCAGCCCCCCACCCACTCCAAAAAGTTTGCCATCATCTCCATCCAGTAAGAAAGGCTCATCAGGAAGAAGCAGTGGCTCAGAGTCTCCCCCCAAAAGACCTGTTCCTCCAGAGGTCCGGCGGCTCATTGTCAATAAAAACGCCGGAGAGACCTTGCTGCAACGTGCTGCCCGCTTAGGCTATCAA gATGTAGTTCAGTACTGTCTGGAGAAGGACATCAGGGAGGTGAACCGGCGTGATAATGCCGGTTACACGGCTCTACACGAGGCCTCCTCCAGAGGCTGGACTCAGATTGTCCAGATACTCCTGAAACACGGTGCAGATGTCAACTGTAGCGCTCAGGATGGAACACG tcCCCTTCACGACGCAGTAGCAAGTGATAACCTCCCTATAGTCTGGTTGCTTCTAAACCACGGTGCGGACCCGACTCTGGCCACCTACTCTGGACACACACCGGTCAAACTGGCACATAGTCCAAGCATGAAGACCTTCCTCACAG AATATTTCACAGACCTCGAAGTTCGAAATGAGCCAGATTCCTGTTTACCCTGGGATTTCTACAGCAGCTCCCTGTTTG AGATGGACCAGGAGCCATGCTGGGACTTCCTCCTGTTGGAGCAGcaccaggagctggaggagaatcCGCCAGTGAAGACTGAGCAGGACTCGGATAAAGATTGTCTCGTGTTTGAGTTCTCCTCTGagcctctcctcccctgctttCACGTCCAGGTGTCCTTAACACAGGG CTTTTGCAACTGGTTCCTCCTGACGGACGTCCTGAAGCGTCTGAAAATGTCGGCGCGGATCTTCCGGGCACGCTACCCGCACCTGGAGGTGGTGAGTCTGTCACGAGCTGAGCTCCGGAGGCAGGTGTCGGTTAGCCAGGTGAGCTCCGCTGTAGCTTCACCCTTCAGAGGCataaacaaagaggagaaagaccaggaagaggacgaagaagagggaCTCGTGGATCTGGTTCGCTGTGTACCAGAACTCCAGAGACTACTGGGCTCGTCCATTCACATCTTACAAGAAGAcgacgatgaggatgaggaggagaaggataaGACGCTCACAAACACAGGCAAGCCTCGCAGCCGATAG